The following are from one region of the Salvia splendens isolate huo1 chromosome 2, SspV2, whole genome shotgun sequence genome:
- the LOC121778059 gene encoding uncharacterized mitochondrial protein AtMg00810-like, translated as MMLSLATIKGWSFAHLDINNAFLYGDLEEEIYITLPPGLIITDPPPGSGQLVCKLKKSLYGLKQASRQRYLKFSHVLSGFGLVQSVSDHSFFYKHSSAGNFFGVVIYVDDILVASSEDNLISEFKDFLASHFKFKDLGKPKYFLGIEIARSSTGIFISQHKYALDLVTDVVLLGCKPASTLMDSIKQLQMDAGEPLVDPTVYRRLIGRLVYLCITRPDITFVVNKLSQFLSKQCPDHSLAAERVLKYLKSTIGHDLFYSAQADPSLSIFSDFDWAGCPDTRRSISGFCLFLGTSLISWRSKKQHTVSRSSAEAEYRSMALACCEVVWIVALLKDFGLEVKKPVPLYCDSQAAVHISTNPVFHERTKHIEIDCHTVRDKILEGVIKAIHVHNNLQHADIFIKPLATAPFNNLLFKMDFKSLYSPS; from the coding sequence ATGATGCTATCTCTGGCTACTATAAAAGGATGGTCTTTTGCTCACCTAGACATCAATAATGCATTCTTGTATGGGGATTTAGAAGAAGAAATTTACATTACCTTACCTCCTGGTCTGATCATCACAGACCCTCCACCTGGTTCTGGTCAGCTTGTTTGCAAGTTGAAGAAGTCTCTATACGGCCTCAAACAAGCATCCAGACAACGGTACCTGAAATTTTCTCATGTTTTATCTGGTTTTGGATTAGTTCAATCTGTTTCTGACCATTCCTTTTTCTACAAGCATTCTTCAGCTGGGAACTTCTTTGGAGTTGTCatttatgtagatgacatttTAGTGGCTAGCAGTGAGGATAACTTGATCTCTGAGTTTAAAGACTTCCTTGCTAGTCATTTTAAGTTCAAGGATTTGGGCAAACCTAAATACTTTCTTGGTATTGAGATAGCTAGAAGTAGCACTGGAATCTTTATATCTCAGCATAAATATGCTTTGGATCTTGTAACTGATGTTGTATTGCTTGGTTGTAAACCAGCATCCACTCTCATGGATTCCATCAAGCAGCTGCAAATGGATGCAGGAGAACCACTTGTTGATCCAACAGTATATAGAAGACTGATTGGAAGACTTGTATATCTTTGCATCACACGCCCTGACATCACATTTGTTGTCAACAAGCTCAGCCAATTCTTGTCTAAACAATGCCCAGACCATTCACTTGCTGCTGAAAGAGTTCTCAAGTACTTAAAAAGCACAATAGGCCACGACCTATTTTATTCAGCTCAAGCAGATCCATCTTTAAGCATCTTTTCTGATTTTGATTGGGCTGGATGCCCAGATACTAGAAGATCTATCTCTGGTTTTTGCCTATTTCTTGGTACATCTTTGATTTCTTGGAGATCAAAGAAGCAGCACACTGTATCTAGATCCTCAGCTGAGGCTGAATATAGGTCAATGGCCCTTGCTTGCTGTGAAGTAGTATGGATTGTTGCTTTGCTCAAGGACTTTGGTTTGGAAGTGAAGAAGCCAGTTCCATTGTATTGTGATAGTCAGGCTGCTGTCCATATCAGTACTAATCCTGTGTTTCATGAACGCACAAAACACATTGAAATTGATTGCCACACCGTTCGAGACAAGATCCTTGAAGGAGTGATCAAGGCCATTCATGTTCACAACAATCTACAACATGCTGACATTTTTATTAAACCTCTAGCTACTGCTCCTTTCAACAATCTGCTGTTCAAGATGGACTTCAAGAGTCTATATAGTCCATCTTGA